In the genome of Tropicibacter oceani, one region contains:
- a CDS encoding sodium-dependent bicarbonate transport family permease, which yields MPPVFDSLIGNLMVPTILFFVLGLIAAAVRSDLSIPEGAAKFMSLYLLLAIGFKGGHSLADHGLSSDVFLALGAGLALSFLIPFIAFALLRVMTRLDAMNAAAVAGHYGSISIVTFVAASSLLELSGVSSDGFMVAVAATMEVPAILSALWIAHRFGKDTGAGCVPLRELFANGSIVLLTGAFVIGAVTQEKGMEMIAPFVVTPFTGILCLFLLDMGLNAGRSLLRNRHFLSLGLFSFGLLMPIIGAVLGLCLGAAIGLQTGSIFLLMVLSASASYIAVPAAMRIALPQAEAGIYLTLSLGVTFPFNITVGLPLYLWLASLV from the coding sequence ATGCCGCCCGTATTCGACAGCCTGATCGGCAATCTCATGGTGCCCACCATCCTGTTCTTTGTTCTGGGCTTGATCGCGGCCGCCGTGCGCAGCGATCTGTCGATCCCCGAGGGCGCCGCCAAGTTCATGTCGCTGTACCTGCTGCTGGCCATCGGGTTCAAAGGTGGTCACAGTCTGGCCGACCACGGGCTGAGCAGCGATGTCTTCCTGGCGCTGGGTGCGGGATTGGCGCTGTCGTTCCTGATCCCTTTCATCGCCTTTGCGCTGCTGCGGGTCATGACGCGTTTGGACGCGATGAACGCTGCGGCAGTCGCGGGGCACTATGGGTCCATTTCGATCGTGACCTTTGTGGCGGCCTCCAGCCTGCTTGAGCTGTCTGGCGTATCCTCGGACGGGTTCATGGTGGCGGTGGCCGCCACGATGGAGGTGCCCGCCATCCTTTCGGCGCTATGGATCGCCCACAGGTTCGGCAAGGATACCGGCGCCGGCTGCGTGCCTTTGCGCGAACTGTTCGCCAATGGTTCGATCGTGTTGCTGACCGGGGCCTTTGTCATCGGGGCCGTGACGCAGGAAAAAGGGATGGAGATGATCGCCCCCTTTGTCGTGACCCCCTTTACCGGGATCTTGTGCCTGTTCCTGCTGGACATGGGCCTGAACGCCGGGCGCAGCCTGCTGCGTAACCGGCATTTTCTGAGCCTGGGGCTGTTTTCCTTTGGCCTGCTGATGCCGATCATCGGGGCGGTTCTGGGCCTCTGCCTTGGCGCTGCCATCGGTCTGCAAACCGGCAGCATCTTCTTGTTGATGGTCCTGTCGGCATCGGCGTCCTATATCGCGGTGCCCGCGGCGATGCGGATTGCCCTGCCGCAGGCCGAGGCGGGGATTTACCTGACGCTTTCCTTGGGTGTGACCTTTCCTTTCAACATCACGGTCGGTCTGCCGCTGTATCTGTGGCTGGCCAGCCTTGTCTGA